The Natrinema pellirubrum DSM 15624 region AGCGCTTCACCAGAGCGCTCGATGCGCCGGTGGATCGTCTTGTGTGTCACCTCGATTTCGTACTGTAGCTGCCGAAAACTCGTGTTAAAGCGGAGAAACGCGTAGGTCGAGAACAGCCACCGACGGAGCGCAATCTTCGAGTGAGCGAAGATCGTGCCTGTCTTGTCGTTGAACGTGCGGTCGCAATTCTTACAGAGATATCGTTGAAACTCTCTGTAGCTGCCGTTTCTGACCGTACGGTCAGAACGGCAGCGAGGACAGGTAACACCGTCACGCCAGCGAACCTGTTGCAGCAGGTCCACTGCGATCGATTCCGACCCGAACACATCTAGCGGAATCATTCGTGTCGGACACCGCTGACGCGGTGCCCTTGTCCTCTTCGACTCCACAGCGACCGCTCAGTAGTATCAACAATCACCTACGGATGAGCGTCGTCGAAAGATAACTCAGAGTCCTTCGACAGGGGATATGAGTAAAGTTGGTTGGTACAGCCCGGTGTCTTCGTGTTTGACTGGGAGAGTGGGACGTTCAAGACGAGAGAACAGGGAGTCTGCAACCTTACTATCCCAACGCTCGGAACTTCTCCGCCTTCAACCGGCGGAGGATGTCAAAAACACATTCCTTGGTGTTGATAGCCTCGATCAGAGACGCACTTTTCTCTCACTGCCATCCCCTTAATCAAGGAGGGGTACAGAATTGGACCACAGCTGTTGGAAGTGTTTCTCAAACTCGGAGACAACTTGCGGATCTTTAATTCCAATTACACCGATTCGGTCTTCATCAGATACTGGATGCAAAACATCAATCGTCGTCTCTACATTGTCCACGATATCAAACGAAAGCGCAATATCAGGAATCGTTCTGACAGTTATGTCTGTAGACTGACTTTCAATTAGGTGTGGGAATCGGTCAGGGAGTACAGTAACTGCTTTTTCACTGAAAAGGAGGTTGACAGACAAATCTGCATTAGCGCCTTCGAAGAAGCCTTCCACTTCAGATTGGAGTGTCTCCCACGTCGCATCTTCGTATGGAGGCCCAATAGCTGCTTGGACAACGTTCTCCGCAGTTCGCATATGCTGCTGGAGTGCTGTACTCATTTCATCGCTCCCGAGAGATCCAAGCCAGAAACTACTCTCTGTTGGTGGTGTCGGCAAAAGGTTCGAACGAACTGTGTCTGCTTTCTTGCGGTAACGATCCCACTCTTGTTTCAGCTCATATGCTCGTTCAGCCAGAAGTCTGTCGACGACGGTTTCTGGCTGTACGGCCACGTATCGATTTGGATTGCTTGACTGTCTCCAGATCAGTTTGCGAGACTCAAGGCCGTTTAGAACGTCGTAAATACGTCCTTTTGGAACCCCACTAGTATCAGAGAGTTCGGCTGCCGTCACTGCTCCTGTCACGAGAAGCGTTCGATAGACCTTCTCCTCGTAACTTGAGAGTCCAAGCTCGCTCAATTCCGTCATAGATTATTATTGTACCTCCAAACAAATTGTAAGTGCTGTTTTGTTTCAATAGCCGTATATTAGCGGCTTCGAGACCTAAGGGTATGCATCCGTACGTACTGCTCGCTGGCGCAATACTCTCCGAATTATTCGGGACAACTGCCCTCAAACTCTCTGAGGGATTTTCACAACCGGTTCCCAGTATTGGGGTTGTCCTCGGATATGGAGCGGCGTTCTATCTACTATCCCTGACGTTAGAAGAATTACCGATGGGTGTCGTCTATGGGACATGGGCAGCATTGGGTATTGTTGGTGTGGCAGGTATCGGGACCATTGTTTTTGGTGAATCAGTTGACCTTGCAGGCCTTCTCGGAATTGGTCTCATTATCGGTGGCGTCTACTGCGTTAACGTGGTGTCACAGATGTCTGCCCACTAAGATGGTGGACACCGGGATTTGTGTGACCCACCTCGGGGTTAAGTCCCGAGACACTCGCCTTGCTGATCTGTAGAAACAACCGAAAAGTGGCACTCTGTTCCAACATCTTGTTCGTCCTCTTTTGAGTAGTTGTTCTCCAACGATGTCCAACAATTATGATGTGATCATCGCTGGGGCAGGTCCAGCGGGGGCACAGTGTGCACGAGATCTGGCTGACCGTGGATACGATGTTGTTGTTCTGGAAACCGAAGCAGAAGATGAGTTCCCAGCTCAAAGTAACAAATCTACTGGCGGAACGTTTGCATCGATGATGACCTCCTTCGGCATTCCGGACGATGTCGTCATGCACGCGACTGAATCAGTAGTTCTTGAGTCTCCAAATGAATACTTTATCCAGGACCAGCCGGGATTTGTCTTGGATTTTGAGGCGTTCAAGAAGTTCCTTGTCGAGGATGGTCGTCACAAGAGTTCTGAGTATCGGTTTGATGCTCGCGTTCGTGACCCAATCGTCGAAGATGGTGATCTCGTCGGTGTCCGTTATAATCGTGATCAGGAGGTCTTTGGCGAAATCATCATCGATGGTACGGGTCCGGCCGCGCCATTGGCCAAAGATCTGGGGATAGCCAATCTTGAGCGGGAGAACCACGCGATTGGTATTGAATACTTATTCGAGGGCGTCGATCTCAATCATCCTGATTTTGCTGATCTCACTGATGCGATGATGTTGCGGTTGGACCACGAATACGCTCCTGGGGGTTACTCATGGATCTTCCATACGGGCAACGACACAGCGAAAGTCGGTATCTGTTATATCCAGAATGAACGCTATCAAGAAAACGCCATTCACGATCGCACCGTCGACGGGTATCTCGAACATTGGCTCGATACTGATCCGCGGTTCGAGAATGCCAGACAAATTGCAGCGAGTCCGGTTCGGGGATCAGCACATGTACAGCCACCAGGATCGATGAGTACTGATTCGTTTATGGCGATCGGTGATACTGTCCCATCGGTTGATCCTGTCTGGGGTGAGGGAATCTACAAGTGCATGAAATCAGCTCGAGCAGCTGCGATGACAGCCGATCGTTGTCTGACGAGGAAGATAGACACCTCTGCTGAGGAGATGAGAGTCTACGACGACCTCTGGGAGGAGCAAGTCGCCCCCAAACAAGACCGTCGATTGATGATGACGAGGTTGCTATACCTTGCACCAAACGAACGATACGACCTGCTAATGAGAGATCTGAACAAGCTCTCTCGAGATACCCTGTCAGATATTAACGATGGGAGCAAGCGGGGAATTGTAAAACTATTGTACCCCAATGATCTATCCTATCTCTGGAAGTATTGGCAAGAAATACAACCTGGAATTTTCGGCGCCGTCTAGTTCTGCACCGGCTAAACTGGCACGTTTCCGCCAGGAGCCTGATTCGGTCTCTGAGCCGGGTTAAGGGCGCTTGATCAGATCGAATGAGTGTCTGTCGAGCGCTACTGCGCCACTCAGCGCAGTTGCACAACCCTTCTGAACACGTTGCTATCGACGCAACATTCTACGAACGTGACCGTGCGAGCCGCCATACTGCCACCGAACGAATTACCGCGTTCAAACGCTCAAAGTCACAAAACTCGTCGATACAGCAACGCAAGCCGTTCTTGATCTCCACTGTTCGACGACGTTAGAAGGAAGCGACGCAGACCTCGCCGAGCAGATCGCCCGCCGAAATACGGGCGATCTGCGGTCACTTGCCGCTGACAAAGGCTATGACAAGCAACAACTCCGAGAACGACTGCGTGAACTCGACATTCGCCACTGATCAAACACCGGATCTTCGCTCCGTACGATCACGCACATACCGCCCGCATTGACGAAGATCGGTACGCTCAGCGATCAATGACCGAAACCGTCAATTCAGCTGTCAAGCGCTCGCTCGGCTACGCCGTACGAGCGCGTACCTGGTATCGAGAATTCCGTAAAATTGCCTTGATATATATCATATGGGACATTAAGCAGGCCGTCAAACAGTGAAATCCAATACAGTATGGCGATTCAACACAGCCTCCCGATCAGATATTATGATGAGAACCGATAGGCGACAGCGTCGGTGTCAGGTCTCCTCGAGCAGTGACCGGGCACGTTGCACGTAGCTGTTTGTGTCCCAGCTGCGGGCATCGCTGATCTCGTCGAGAATAGCACGAGCATCGGCAGCTAACAGCTGTTCGGTGCGAACAAGTACTGAGAGCAGCGTTGGCGTCGTGACGAGCCGGGTATCGGAGAGCGAGGCGTGGACTAGACCGAGTTGATTGAACTCATCACAGAGCAATAGTGTGGCGTCAAGGTCATTCGCGAGGGTGACAGCAGCGTTTTCGCCGTCATCAAGCGGAAATTCGGCGTCGAGATCGACCGATCGTGCCTCGAGCGTCTCAGTTCGATCGAGGACGGTCGTTGCAGCCCGACCGTGTACGTCATCATACGAGGCGATCTCTCGGAGTTCCTCGAAGTACTGACGACTGGTGATTATCTCTCGTCAGTCCGTGGTCCTGTTCGCAGTTTCCACGTTAGCTTCACCCTGAACGTATCTGGTTCCTCAACAGAATGGGGATGGCTCTGATTCGTCGCCAGTGACGCGGGCCGTGCGAGGTGGTTGAGTAGTTCATCACGTACGTCCGTCAACCACGTGTAGCGAGAACAGAAAGCGAAGGGTTCGGTTACTGGATGTCCAAGAACAGGATCTTTCAGGGTGCTGCTGCACTGACACTCCCGTTCGATCCTGCGAACGGGATGTCGATTTCAAGACCATCGTAGGCCAGTTTCGGTTTCTTTGCCTGACCAGGCCCGCCATTTTCAAACTCAATGACGCCGATGTCTTCAAGTTCGGAAAGGTTCCGATGGACCTGTTTGTAGTCTCGTTCCACCAGATCAGCGGCTTCGCGGATGCTCTCGGGCTGGTGTTTGGAGATTGCTTCCAACAGCTCTAGATTCTTTGGGCTGAGCAGGCGACTGAGTTCTGCATACGATCCGAAGTTCAACACCGGCTGGGCATCGTCAAGATCTTCACCCTCCTGGGCGGCCTTGATGCGGCTACGCGTGCGCTGGTTGAGGCGATCACGTTCACCGACGGTGACTTTGAGCGTGGGCATGTGTATACCTCCTGGAGACGTCCTACTCCGACCAGTTCCATGAGACAGGCGACATCTCCTCGGTTTCGCGTTGAAAGCGATCGTAGAGCGTCAACATCCCGGGGAATTCGATGATTTCAACACCGTTTCGGGTGTGACGCTCATGGCCTTTCGTCTGTTCATGGGCGTTGCCGTATCGAAGGATGGTGTCGCCGCCGACTTCCCCGTGGTGGAGGCTGTAGTCCCATCCACACGGGTACTTCTTATCCTCCGTCTGCCGGATGGTCACATCGATGACGTACCTATCTTCGACATCCTGCCAATCTTCAATGGTGGTGTAGGACGCCATCCGTCATCTTATGTGATGGCCTCCATAGGCATAAATCTATGGACTTCATAACATAGGTATGTGGTTTGCTTCTTTACGAGAGGATGAGACGCTTGATCAACCTGATTCAGAGACATTGAGAGCGAGTTCACCTCTCGCTGGCCCACAGATCTGTTCGCAGTTGCCACGTCGGCTTCACCCTGAACGTATCTGATTCTTCAACAGGATGGGAATGACTCTGATTCGCCGCCAGTGACGCGGGCCGTGCGAGGCGATTGATCAGTTCATCACGGACGTCCTGCCGAGAAATCGTCTGCTCGTGCCAGCCGAGCCGTTCGTCATAATGGCGCTTCTCGAATCTCTCGCCAACCGTATCGGCAGCGATGTACTGCGTCAGTTTAACTCCCCAGACGTTCGACGATCGATACTCGGCACCGACGTCTGCATGCGTGAGTTCGACGAGAACACACTCGACGAATGAAATGAGTGATTCCCGACTTCGGTCGTTCGGAACGCGTAACTCGAGGTCAGACCAGGGTGGCTCGGAGGGCTGTCGGTAAGTTGGTGTCCGATCAATATCACGATCTCGTGGATGCTGTCGCTCAGTGGTCATTCGCTATCTCGGGGCAGTTCGATCGCCCCGCACCCATCTCAGGGCGAGAAAATACTCCGGTGGGATCGTTTTAGAATACGTAGTTCTGTTGAAACCCTATTCTTTAGATATTTATTTCCGTGGAACTACTGCACACTACAGGTGTGAGTAGCCCGTGTCCCACTATACTGAGTTGAACTACTGTGAATCCACAGAACGTTTGAGATTTTTGATACCAAAATAGACGACTGTGCCTACGAAAAGATCCTCTATAGCTGCATTCACCACAGTAGATTCGATGAACGCTCTTGTGTAGCACTTTGTTGATCTCACAGCGTAGCTTTGATAGCGTGTTTGAGCGCTTCTCTTCCCGGTTTCCGCAGTAGTTTTCGTCGAAGCTGGAACGCTCGGAGATACTGTGTGAGCTTATCTTTTGAGA contains the following coding sequences:
- a CDS encoding toxin-antitoxin system TumE family protein; translation: MASYTTIEDWQDVEDRYVIDVTIRQTEDKKYPCGWDYSLHHGEVGGDTILRYGNAHEQTKGHERHTRNGVEIIEFPGMLTLYDRFQRETEEMSPVSWNWSE
- a CDS encoding DMT family transporter → MHPYVLLAGAILSELFGTTALKLSEGFSQPVPSIGVVLGYGAAFYLLSLTLEELPMGVVYGTWAALGIVGVAGIGTIVFGESVDLAGLLGIGLIIGGVYCVNVVSQMSAH
- a CDS encoding HVO_A0114 family putative DNA-binding protein, with translation MPTLKVTVGERDRLNQRTRSRIKAAQEGEDLDDAQPVLNFGSYAELSRLLSPKNLELLEAISKHQPESIREAADLVERDYKQVHRNLSELEDIGVIEFENGGPGQAKKPKLAYDGLEIDIPFAGSNGSVSAAAP
- a CDS encoding TrmB family transcriptional regulator, encoding MTELSELGLSSYEEKVYRTLLVTGAVTAAELSDTSGVPKGRIYDVLNGLESRKLIWRQSSNPNRYVAVQPETVVDRLLAERAYELKQEWDRYRKKADTVRSNLLPTPPTESSFWLGSLGSDEMSTALQQHMRTAENVVQAAIGPPYEDATWETLQSEVEGFFEGANADLSVNLLFSEKAVTVLPDRFPHLIESQSTDITVRTIPDIALSFDIVDNVETTIDVLHPVSDEDRIGVIGIKDPQVVSEFEKHFQQLWSNSVPLLD
- a CDS encoding digeranylgeranylglycerophospholipid reductase, producing the protein MSNNYDVIIAGAGPAGAQCARDLADRGYDVVVLETEAEDEFPAQSNKSTGGTFASMMTSFGIPDDVVMHATESVVLESPNEYFIQDQPGFVLDFEAFKKFLVEDGRHKSSEYRFDARVRDPIVEDGDLVGVRYNRDQEVFGEIIIDGTGPAAPLAKDLGIANLERENHAIGIEYLFEGVDLNHPDFADLTDAMMLRLDHEYAPGGYSWIFHTGNDTAKVGICYIQNERYQENAIHDRTVDGYLEHWLDTDPRFENARQIAASPVRGSAHVQPPGSMSTDSFMAIGDTVPSVDPVWGEGIYKCMKSARAAAMTADRCLTRKIDTSAEEMRVYDDLWEEQVAPKQDRRLMMTRLLYLAPNERYDLLMRDLNKLSRDTLSDINDGSKRGIVKLLYPNDLSYLWKYWQEIQPGIFGAV